In Pseudomonas alcaliphila JAB1, a single window of DNA contains:
- a CDS encoding YitT family protein → MSEQSPDDEQLNAVAALFVRHPLWEDALALLFGTALVALGIAFYAHAGLLTGGTVGIAFLANYQAGWSFGLVFCLVNLPFYLLGIWRMGWGFTLRTGCAVLLVSLLAELTPQWVAFAHLSSVYAALFGGAAMGLGLLMLFRHRASLGGVNILALYMQERFGFRAGAVQMAIDASIVLAAIFVVSPDKVLLSVLGAVMLNLVLAINHRADRYVGVS, encoded by the coding sequence ATGTCTGAGCAATCGCCCGACGACGAGCAACTGAACGCCGTCGCTGCACTCTTCGTGCGCCATCCACTCTGGGAAGATGCGCTGGCCCTGCTGTTCGGTACCGCTCTGGTGGCGCTGGGCATCGCCTTCTACGCCCATGCGGGGTTGTTGACAGGCGGCACCGTCGGCATCGCCTTTCTGGCCAACTACCAGGCCGGCTGGTCGTTCGGTCTGGTGTTCTGCCTGGTCAACCTGCCGTTCTATTTGCTGGGTATCTGGCGCATGGGCTGGGGTTTCACCTTGCGCACAGGCTGCGCGGTATTGCTGGTTTCGCTGCTGGCCGAGCTGACGCCGCAGTGGGTCGCCTTTGCCCATCTCAGCTCCGTGTATGCCGCGCTGTTCGGTGGTGCCGCCATGGGGCTGGGGTTGCTTATGCTGTTCCGCCACCGCGCCAGCCTGGGCGGGGTGAACATTCTCGCGCTGTACATGCAGGAGCGCTTCGGTTTCCGTGCGGGGGCCGTGCAGATGGCCATCGATGCGAGCATCGTCCTGGCGGCGATCTTCGTGGTGTCGCCAGACAAGGTGCTGCTCTCGGTGCTGGGGGCGGTGATGCTCAATCTGGTGCTGGCGATCAATCACCGGGCGGATCGCTACGTCGGCGTCAGCTGA
- a CDS encoding dihydrofolate reductase: MLAAMKTTLPLSLIAALAHNRVIGRDNQLPWHLPADLKHFKALTLGKPIIMGRKTWDSLGRPLPGRLNIVVSRQAGLTLEGAEVFATLEEAIERADAWARDEDAEELMLIGGAQLYELGLAQADRLYLTRVGLEPEGDAFFPEVDEATWRMTSSVEHPASAETPFYAFEVWERRGA; the protein is encoded by the coding sequence ATGCTCGCGGCCATGAAAACGACTCTACCCCTTTCCCTGATCGCCGCGCTCGCGCACAACCGTGTGATCGGTCGCGATAACCAGCTGCCCTGGCACCTGCCGGCGGACCTCAAGCATTTCAAGGCGCTGACGCTCGGCAAGCCGATCATCATGGGGCGCAAGACCTGGGATTCGCTCGGTCGGCCATTGCCCGGCAGGCTCAACATCGTGGTCAGTCGCCAGGCGGGCCTGACCCTGGAAGGTGCCGAGGTATTCGCGACGCTGGAAGAGGCCATCGAACGAGCCGACGCCTGGGCGCGTGACGAGGATGCCGAGGAACTGATGTTGATCGGCGGCGCGCAGCTTTATGAGCTGGGCCTGGCCCAGGCTGATCGCCTGTACCTGACGCGTGTCGGCCTCGAGCCTGAAGGCGATGCCTTCTTCCCCGAGGTCGACGAGGCTACCTGGCGCATGACCTCCAGCGTCGAGCACCCGGCTTCGGCCGAGACACCGTTCTACGCCTTCGAAGTGTGGGAGCGCCGCGGCGCATAA